One window of the Megalops cyprinoides isolate fMegCyp1 chromosome 2, fMegCyp1.pri, whole genome shotgun sequence genome contains the following:
- the lpxn gene encoding leupaxin, which yields MHTHTPPLSLRTSSSMDELDTLLEELAQSSSQSTLGPADIPQKSVALTGKKETASTHGQITPVYTSKLPPKDSDSSHVYSEVPEPVEVSACGGLMSPGTATRELDSIMQGLLGLELGLDASPTASAPPPLIPKSGKEKGRKETKETDKGQAKEGEPNTTKDCNQAPDKALLPGKTGSSIDDLLGVLSSDMEKMGVRTSAKGLCASCGKCIAGKMITALGEVWHPEHFVCVVCGAELGTCGFFERDGKAYCEKDYQSLFAPRCAYCKGPILQNILTAMDRSWHPEHFFCTHCGELFGSQGFIERDGKPYCSRDFYRLFAPKCSGCGEPVQQNYLSAVNGTWHPSCFVCADCLKPFQDGCFMELNGRPFCSLHYHSRQGTLCGGCGAPISGRCISALDRKFHPEHFVCAFCLRQLVQGVFKEQGGKPYCSICHEKLFL from the exons atgcacacacatacacctcccTTAAGCTTGAGAACATCATCAAGCATGGATGAGCTAG ACACTCTCTTAGAAGAGTTGGCCCAGAGCTCTTCCCAGAGTACCTTGGGACCAGCAGATATCCCTCAGAAGAGTGTGGCGCTAACAGGAAAGAAGGAAACAGCCAGCACACATGGACAG ATCACACCAGTGTACACCTCTAAGCTCCCTCCCAAAGACTCAGACAGTAGCCATGTATACAG TGAAGTGCCAGAGCCTGTGGAGGTCTCAGCCTGCGGGGGTCTGATGAGCCCCGGCACAGCCACTCGAGAACTGGACTCCATCATGCAGGGGCTCCTGGGCCTGGAGTTAGGG cTCGATGCCTCACCCACTGCCTCAGCTCCACCACCCCTCATTCCAAAATCTggaaaggagaaggggagaaaggaGACAAAGGAGACGGACAAAGGACAAGCAAAAGAAGGTGAACCTAACACAACAAAGGACTGTAATCAGGCACCTGATAAGGCACTACTGCCCGGGAAGACTGGCTCCTCCATAGATGACCTCCTGGGGGTCCTCAGCTCAGATATGGAGAAGATGGGCGTGCGCACCTCCGCCAAAGGCCTCTGTGCTTCCTGTGGCAAGTGCATTGCGGGGAAG ATGATCACGGCTCTGGGGGAAGTGTGGCACCCGGagcactttgtgtgtgttgtgtgtggggCGGAGCTGGGCACGTGCGGCTTCTTTGAGAGGGACGGGAAGGCGTATTGTGAGAAGGACTACCAGAGCCTCTTTGCTCCTCGCTGTGCCTACTGCAAGGGCCCCATTCTACAG AATATCCTGACTGCCATGGACCGCTCCTGGCATCCAGAGCACTTCTTCTGTACCCACTGTGGGGAGCTGTTTGGATCGCAGG GGTTCATAGAGCGAGATGGAAAGCCTTACTGCTCCAGGGACTTTTACCGCCTGTTTGCACCCAAGTGTTCGGGCTGTGGGGAGCCTGTGCAGCAGAACTACCTGTCTGCAGTCAACGGAACCTGGCACCCCAGCTGCTTCGTGTGTGCT GACTGCCTAAAACCCTTCCAGGATGGCTGCTTCATGGAGCTGAACGGTCGCCCTTTCTGCTCCCTGCACTATCACTCCCGGCAAGGAACGCTCTGTGGAGGCTGCGGGGCGCCTATTTCGGGACGGTGCATCTCTGCCCTGGACCGCAAGTTCCACCCAGAGCACTTTGTGTGTGCCTTCTGCCTGCGGCAGCTCGTCCAGGGCGTGTTCAAGGAGCAGGGGGGTAAACCCTACTGCAGCATCTGCCACGAGAAACTCTtcctgtga
- the znf692 gene encoding zinc finger protein 692, translating to MSSPRDALRRQRRRELDARRSKSRVRLGACLQSWGQLKERLGFALHSELAQHLLESYFSKVCIKCSGSGREAKGAESMMTSAESLQHLVLLVHHHGQQCSFPPTLQPGAANEGQAAGEEQAGEEGERQTKGREGGPSKGETDCRLEAGVQGCIRLTEEALGRHSQQKGEAADGAEAEMCLRYICEGGHLFSWCPSQKGRVEVKERVGGEDGSGKTDTAPAAANPSRDRGRRGVKEMKRERDREDTCSSVVTRRHGEAGPVAARECAGPPEEDGEGEGEDEEVVIDLRTTETGENKTTGDVCIQQVASETASDQAAAESSRLQEDGQLNDEEEREADDPDTLIDKNYSLSPKSDSTAVQQKATRGKQRKALQSGKVRGRTRVAKRDRSRRTPRGLADDDISQIGGKRKRKATPRDILPCEFDGCGKIFSSRQYLNHHMKYQHVQQKTFACPHPSCGKSFNFKKHLKEHEKLHSNQRDYICEFCARAFRTSSNLIIHRRIHTGEKPLQCEVCGFTCRQKASLNWHMRKHNAESSYQFPCEICGRRFEKRDNVTAHRSKSHPAQAGSSSSAADQAVPTSSVTDPPAPASDHDVHSSDLTGQSTDTSDFSIVVI from the exons ATGTCATCCCCTAGAGACGCTCTACGCCGTCAGAGGCGCAGGGAGCTGGATGCGAGGAGGAGCAAGTCCCGGGTGCGCCTGGGGGCGTGCCTGCAGAGCTGGGGCCAGCTGAAAGAGAGGCTGGGGTTCGCGCTGCACTCTGAGCTCGCTCAGCACCTGCTGGAGAG CTACTTTTCCAAAGTCTGCATAAAGTGCTCAG GCAGTGGGAGAGAGGCGAAGGGGGCAGAGTccatgatgacatcagcagaatCCCTCCAGCACCTGGTGCTTCTGGTCCACCACCATGGACAGCAATGCTCCTTCCCACCCACCCTGCAGCCTGGCGCTGCTAATGAGGGCCAAGCTGCTGGTGAAGAACAagctggagaggagggagagaggcagaccaaggggagagaaggaggaccGAGCAAGGGTGAAACAGACTGCAGGTTAGAGGCTGGAGTTCAAGGCTGCATCAGGCTAACAGAAGAGGCACTTGGCCGTCACTCCCAGCAGAAGGGAGAAGCAGCAGATggggcagaggcagagatgTGTCTGAGGTACATCTGCGAAGGCGGCCATCTTTTCTCCTGGTGCCCTTCCCAGAAGGGGAGAGtggaagtgaaagagagagttgGAGGTGAGGACGGAAGTGGGAAGACGGATACTGCCCCAGCTGCCGCTAACCCGTCCAGAGATcgtgggaggagaggagtgaaggagatgaagagggagagagacagagaggacacgTGCTCCTCTGTGGTGACCAGGAGACATGGTGAAGCAGGGCCCGTGGCAGCCAGGGAGTGCGCTGGGCCGCCAGAggaggatggggagggggagggggaggatgAAGAGGTGGTCATTGATTTGAGGACCACAGAGACTGGAGAGAACAAAACAACAG GGGATGTGTGTATACAGCAAGTAGCATCAGAGACAGCAAGTGACCAGGCAGCAGCAGAGTCCTCCCGGCTGCAGGAAGATGG GCAGCTAAATGATgaagaagagagggaagcagatgACCCAGACACTCTCATAGACAAGAATTACAGCCTTTCCCCCAAAAG TGACTCAACTGCAGTGCAGCAGAAGGCCACTAGGGGGAAACAGAGGAAAGCCCTTCAGTCCGGAAAAGTGAGAGGAAGAACAAGGGTAGCCAAGCGGGACCGCAGCAG AAGGACACCAAGGGGGCTGGCTGATGATGACATTTCTCAGATTGGTGGCAAAAGAAAAAG AAAAGCGACGCCACGGGATATTCTGCCCTGTGAGTTTGACGGCTGCGGGAAGATTTTCTCATCCCGCCAATACCTCAAT CATCACATGAAGTACCAGCACGTCCAGCAGAAGACGTTCGCCTGCCCTCACCCCTCCTGCGGGAAGTCCTTCaacttcaagaaacatctgaaggaGCATGAGAAACTGCACAGCA atcaGAGGGACTACATCTGTGAGTTCTGTGCCCGAGCCTTCCGCACCAGCAGCAACCTGATCATCCACCGGCGGATCCACACTGGAGAGAAACCGCTGCA GTGTGAGGTGTGCGGCTTTACATGCCGCCAGAAGGCATCTCTGAACTGGCATATGCGCAAGCACAATGCAGAGAGCAGCTACCAGTTCCCCTGTGAGATCTGTGGCCGGCGCTTCGAGAAGAGGGACAACGTTACGGCTCACCGCAGCAAGAGCCACCCTGCCCAAGCAGGCAGCAGCTCGTCTGCGGCTGACCAGGCTGTCCCCACTTCCTCTGTCACTGACCCGCCTGCCCCAGCCTCTGATCATGATGTGCACAGTAGTGACCTCACTGGCCAGTCCACTGACACTAGTGACTTCTCCATCGTAGTGATTTGA